One region of Roseovarius mucosus genomic DNA includes:
- a CDS encoding sulfite exporter TauE/SafE family protein, producing the protein MYGVLLICGGLAGVTTVLFGFGGGFVVVPLMYITLMTTHGPASIAGAAAMHIAVATSTALMIFAASLSSWRHHQRRTIDWGLVRPLVGYIALGAVLGAAMAMSLDGDWVRLAFIVYLGLTIADAILRPGFLHHAGGHVRPMGRGVTAFAGTVIGSIATLLGVGGSVMTVPLMRRRGASMTTATAMANPLSLPMAITGTLTYVILSANQAALGPWFAGFVDLKALIVLAGGSWLGIGIASRWIGRIPDRIHAGVYLVLLSGVFVTMLVIP; encoded by the coding sequence GTGTACGGCGTCTTGCTTATCTGCGGCGGCTTGGCCGGCGTTACCACGGTCCTGTTCGGCTTCGGCGGCGGCTTTGTCGTGGTCCCCCTGATGTACATCACGCTGATGACCACGCACGGACCAGCCAGCATCGCGGGCGCGGCCGCCATGCATATCGCGGTTGCCACCTCGACCGCGTTGATGATCTTCGCCGCGTCCTTGTCGAGCTGGCGCCACCATCAAAGGCGCACCATTGACTGGGGGCTGGTACGCCCGTTGGTCGGCTACATTGCCCTCGGCGCCGTGCTGGGGGCCGCGATGGCAATGTCGTTGGACGGCGACTGGGTGCGCCTGGCCTTCATCGTCTATCTGGGCCTCACGATCGCGGATGCGATCCTGCGGCCAGGATTCCTGCATCACGCAGGTGGCCACGTGCGCCCCATGGGTCGCGGCGTGACGGCGTTCGCTGGCACCGTTATCGGTAGTATCGCAACACTGCTGGGCGTAGGCGGAAGTGTTATGACTGTGCCGCTCATGCGTCGGAGAGGGGCAAGTATGACCACAGCCACGGCAATGGCCAATCCGCTGTCCCTGCCAATGGCGATCACGGGAACTCTGACATATGTCATCTTGTCGGCTAACCAGGCTGCTCTCGGGCCCTGGTTCGCCGGTTTCGTGGACCTGAAGGCGTTGATTGTACTCGCGGGTGGATCCTGGCTTGGTATCGGTATTGCGTCCCGTTGGATCGGGCGCATTCCGGATCGCATTCATGCGGGGGTGTACCTGGTACTACTGTCTGGTGTCTTCGTAACGATGCTCGTGATACCTTGA